The following DNA comes from Corynebacterium atrinae.
TCGATCCTGATCACAGCGTGACGGTCAATATTGCCGACTCCACCGCGGCCATGGATCAGGCCGTCGCCTCCGCCTTGGGGCTGAGCAAGCTGGGCGATTTCAACAAGGGCAATGTCAAAGCCCGCCAGCGCATGATCGCTCAGTATGCGATTGCGGGAGAAATGCAGTTGCTGGTCATCGGCACTGATCATGCTGCGGAGAACGTGACGGGGTTTTTCACCAAGTTTGGTGATGGCGCCGCCGATCTTCTCCCCCTCGCCGGGTTGAACAAGCGCCAGGGTGCCGCCCTGCTGCGGGAGCTGGGCGCACCAGAAAGCACGTGGCGGAAGGTACCCACCGCTGATCTCGAGGAAGACCGCCCGGCGCTGCCGGATGAGCACGCCCTCGGCGTCACCTATGAACACATCGACGACTACCTGGAAGGCCGAAAGGTGCCCGATGACGCCCGGAGGCGGATCGAGCACCTGTGGAAGGTGGGCAATCACAAGCGGCACACGCCGCCGGAGCCCACCTCGACGTGGTGGCGTTAGTAGCGTTCCGGTTCTTCCGCGATCTCGAACTCACGGCCCGAGATCTCGGTGGCTTGGATGCGCACCCAGTTGTACTTCAGCGTCGGGGCCCAGGGCTTGAGGTTGAGGGTCTCGGCGTGTGCGATCGCCGCATTGTCTTCCAGCACTTCGGCGGTACCGCGCACGATCACGGACCAGGCAGTACCGTCCTCAACTCCGTCGGCCTCGAAGAGGACGTCGTGGTTGAGGGTGAGAGTAAAGAGCTTGGAGCCCTCGGCGGTGCGGAAGTAGATGTCTTCGCCATCGATGACGAAGTTGATCGGGAAGATCTCCAGGTCATTGTTGCGGTGCAGCACTAAGCGACCGGGCTGAACGTCGGCTAGGTAAGCCAAAGACTGCTCGACGGAGAGATTGCGGAAGACATCATCGTTCATGGACATGGTGGTCAACTCCTGAAGTCTGACGGTCGCGGGCGCGGCCGGTTGTTAGTTCTAGACTACGTCGTCGCTCATTGTGGCGAAGGCAGGTGGGATAGTCGCCTTAACCCTTGACCTTGCCACAGTGTCAAGGTCTTTGATGAAAGGGGAAAGGAGGAGGTCCCCATGACCACCATTAGTCAACGTCAGCTCCAACAGGCATTTGACGCCCCAGCCGCGTCCACCCGTTTGCAGGCCGCGCTGGCCGCAGGCACGAGCCCGCAGCCAGGTTTCGCTCCATCACTCGTTGCCCAGTGCGGGCGCGAGCCTGACTTTTTCGTCCGGGACATGCTGACATGGGCGCTGACCCGTCATGATCACACGGAGGTGGTGGAGCTCGTTCTGCCCGAGTTGCGTTCGGCCGAGCCGCAGGCCCGCAGCCAGGCATTGCACACGTTGACCAAGATCGCGGATCCCACGACGTGGCGGGCGATTACTCTGGACTTGCTCCGCGATAGCGATGATGAGGTGGCCCGCACGGCGTGGCGCGCGGCAGCTGGTCTCTACCCTGAGGAGGAGAAACCCCAGCTGGCGAAGGTTCTAGCATCGCAGTTTGGGCGCGGTGATCGTGATGTTCGGCTCAGCCTGAGCCGAGCATTCGCGCAGTTGGGTCCCGCCGCCGA
Coding sequences within:
- a CDS encoding HEAT repeat domain-containing protein encodes the protein MTTISQRQLQQAFDAPAASTRLQAALAAGTSPQPGFAPSLVAQCGREPDFFVRDMLTWALTRHDHTEVVELVLPELRSAEPQARSQALHTLTKIADPTTWRAITLDLLRDSDDEVARTAWRAAAGLYPEEEKPQLAKVLASQFGRGDRDVRLSLSRAFAQLGPAAEGVVARARHHPRESVRAHALATERIMADPEEGFHSAYW
- a CDS encoding pyridoxamine 5'-phosphate oxidase family protein, with the protein product MSMNDDVFRNLSVEQSLAYLADVQPGRLVLHRNNDLEIFPINFVIDGEDIYFRTAEGSKLFTLTLNHDVLFEADGVEDGTAWSVIVRGTAEVLEDNAAIAHAETLNLKPWAPTLKYNWVRIQATEISGREFEIAEEPERY
- the nadE gene encoding ammonia-dependent NAD(+) synthetase — encoded protein: MSQAPESLQHSIITALHTLPIIDAPAEIDARVAFLVDYLKASGAKGFVLGISGGQDSTLAGRLAQLAVSNLREQGHDAEFWAVRLPHGTQADEDDAQAALRFIDPDHSVTVNIADSTAAMDQAVASALGLSKLGDFNKGNVKARQRMIAQYAIAGEMQLLVIGTDHAAENVTGFFTKFGDGAADLLPLAGLNKRQGAALLRELGAPESTWRKVPTADLEEDRPALPDEHALGVTYEHIDDYLEGRKVPDDARRRIEHLWKVGNHKRHTPPEPTSTWWR